Within Sorangiineae bacterium MSr11367, the genomic segment GTCCGTGAAAGCGCCGAGCACGTGGGCACCTTCGAGGCGCAAGCCCACGGCCACCCCGAGGGCACGCTCGTTCGCATGACGTGCTACACGGCCGACTACGACGGCCCCCTCGCCGCGAGCAGCGAAATCGCCGAGGTCGCGTGGCTCACCTACGCCGACCGCGCGCGCGTCTCCCCGGTGGATCGCATCATCTTCGACCACCTCCAGGCAGCCGGCAAGCTCGCCTAGTTACGCTCAGAGGGGGAGAATTCACAGGAAGACGGGAAGGGTTTAGGGGTCCTCTCGGCGTCGTTGGCCAACGGAAAACCAAAGGACTTCCCGTCTTCCCGTTCCATCCATCAGGGAGAGCCGCTCGACGTCATCGCACGTCCCCCCGCCGCGTGGCATTCCGCGCCCGCAAGGGCGGGCCATATGGCATCGCACCGAAAACGCCGCTGCGAACGAGGCCGGAGGGGTGAGCCATGGATTCGCAATTCGCGAATCGCGAATCGCGAATGCCCGTGCCCCGTATCATCGTCGACCAGCTCATACTGACTGATCGAAAGACGCCAAGATGATGTGCTGGAGCGCCAAGGAATACTCTCGTTCACGAACCCACTGAACCTTGGCGCTCTTGGCGTCTTGGCGGTTCGGCAAGATCCCTCGTCTTCATTCCTCTGAGACGAAGGACTAGGCGCCTCGTGGCTCGCTGAACCCGGAGAGCTCGCGGAAGCCCGCCACCCGGGTCGGGTCCCAGCCTCGCGCGAGTGCAAACTCCACGGCGGCCCGGACGAGTCGCGGTGTGAACGGTACGCCGAAAACGATGCCGTCGAAGATCGCGCGCCGGTCCTCCGGGCCAAGTCGAACGACAAAACCCGCGCGACCACCGCGAAGCGCTCGGAAGACGACGAGAACGCTCTCGAACGCATCACGATTGCGCAGCGGAGTGGCATCGGGCACCCAGAGGTAGCGCGAGCGCCAATGGTACGTGACGCCATCAATGACAATCTGACGGAGATTTCGCCGATGCGTCGCCATGTGCCCAAACGCATCTTATCGCAAATACGGGCGCAGTTCTCCGAGCAGAGGTGCCTAAGGTCGTCCCATAGATGTTTCAGCGAGAGAGTTCACAGGAGACGGGAAGGTCTGAGAGTTTTTCTGTCAGCACCGTTGGCAAAAAAAACCAAACCAAAAAAACTTCCCGCCTTCCCGCCTTCATGTTCAATCAATCAGGGAGAGCCGCTCGACGTCATCGCACGTGCCCCCCCGCCGCATGGCATTCCGCAGCGTCACGCGGAAAACGCCGATCCGAAGGGGGAGAGCCATGGATTCGCGATTGCCCGTAAACCCATCGTCGTCGACCAGTTCATCCTGACGGATCGAACCGCCAAGTCGCCAAGATGATGTGCTGGAGCACCAAGGAATACTCTCGTTCACGAACCCACTGAACCTTGGCGCTCTTGGCGTCTTGGCGGTTCGGCAAGGTCCTTCGTCTCCATTCCTCTGAGACGAAGGATTAGGCGCCTCGTGGCTCGCTGAATCCGGCGAGTTCGCGGAAGCCCGCCACCCGGGTGGGTCCCAGCCTCGCGCGAGTGCAAACTCCACGGCGGCCCGGACGAGAGAGTTCGCGGGAAGACGGGAAGATGGAAAGGTCTAGAGTTTTCCTCTGGCACCGTTGGCCAACGGAAAACAAAAAAACTTCCCGCCTTCCCGTCTTCCTGTTCAATCCTCAGGGAGCGCCGCTCGACGTCAATGCGGCTCGAGAAGGGCGTGACTTGGGTCAGCTCCCGAGGCCGATTTGCCGGGGGCTTGGGCGGGAGACGTGGCGGCTGCCCGTTTCGTAGAAGCGCCAGGGCTTCTCGGCCCAGGTGCCCGAGTAGGCGACGCCGACCCGCGGCGTGGTGGTCATTTTGGGGCGTGTGGCGCGGGGGGCGAGGAAGAGGGAGCTCTCGCGCAGGTTGAAACCGTCGTGGGCGCGGGTGATGCCGAGGGCGCGGGTCATGCGCCCGGGACCGTCGGTGCGGGAGGCGTCGGGGATGCCCGAAAGGGGCTCGCCGGCGCGCACCAGGACGGCGTGGCCCTTTCCCTCGCCGAAGCAGACGACGTTGAAGCAGTCGTACATGCCGTAGATCAAATAGACGTAGGCGTGCCCGGGAGGGCCGTACAAGGTGCGCGTTCGCTTGGTGAGGCCGACGCGTGCGTGGCAGGCGAGATCCGTCGGGCCCCGGTAGGCCTCCGTTTCGACGATGCGCACGGCGCGCACGTCGCCATCGCGCTGGTGCACCAGCACGGTGCCGAGCAGCTCGCGTGCGACCACCAGCGCGTCGCGCGCGAAGAAGTCGGCGCCGAGGCGCATGTCGTAGCTAAGTTGGGATGGAGGCGTGATGAGCATCGGGAACGACGTCGCGCACCAGGTCGACGAGGCGCGAGTGACATGTAAATAGCAGCACCTGCGTGCGCTCGGCGAATGCGGAGAGCGCTTCCAGCGCACCGCGGGTGCGCTCCTCGTCGAAATTGACGAGCACGTCGTCGAGCACCATCGGCAGCGATTCGGCGCTCTTGGAGTAGCTCTCCACGTACGCCAGGCGCAGCGCGATGAAGAGCTGCTCGCGGGTACCAGTGGACAGCGCATCGGGGTGCACGGTGCGGCCATCGTCGCGCTCCACGAGGAGCGAGCCATCGAGCCGCCGCTCGATGCGCGGGTAGCGACCTCGGGTCATGCGCGCGAAGGCCCCCGAGGCGCGGAGCAAAAGCTCGGGCTGGTGCTCCCGCTCGAAGCGACGGATGCTCCCTTGCAGGATTTCCTCGGCGAACGTGAGCACCGCGTAGCGTTCCACGTCCTCCGCCAGGGCCGCGCGGTCGGCCTCCGCCGCCGCTTGCTCGTCCGCGGCGCGCGAACCGCCATCGAGCCGCGCGAGGCCCTCGGTGAGCTTTCCCACCTCTTGATCGATGGCGCGCGCACGCTCGCGCAGCGCGTCCGCCTCCTGCTCCAGCGCCGCGATGCGATGCTCGAGCAACTCCGGCGCAGCGTCGGCCACCTCCGCGAGAAAGGCGTCCTGCCCCCAGCGCACACCGGCACGGCGAAGAACCCGCCGCTGCTCCGCGGCCACACGCGAAAGCTCGTCGATGCGCAACGCCACCTCCGCCACACGGCGCACGCCCTCGTCGTCCCCCTGCCCGGCCAGCGCGCGGTACTGCCGAATCTCGGTCTCCGTCGCCTCGAGCCGCGTCCTCGCCTGCGCGGCGCGGTGCTCATCGCCCTTGCGCCCGCGCTCCAGTTCTTCGCGCATGCGCACGGCCTCGCGCGCGGCCAGAAGCCGCCCTTGCCATCGTTCCACGCTGCGGACGGGGTCCGAGATGCTCGCCTCGAGCACGCTCCCCAGCACGCGCACGCGCTCCTCGTAGCCCTCGAGCTCGCGTCCGATGCGCTGCCCCGCTTCCTCCAGGTGCTGTTCCTCGCTCAGGAACGTCCGCCGCAGCTCCGCGAGATCCTCCACGATTTTCCGCGCCCGCGTCACCCCCAGATCGGGCGACACCCCCATCCCCGAGGCGAGCTGCGTGAAACGCGTGCGCCATGCGCGCTCGTCGCGCTCGAGGCGCTCGCCGTCGCGCTGCCACTTTGCACGCTCCTCGGTGATCGAGGTGCACAGATCCACGTAGGCCAGCCGATCCTCGAGCCACCGCCGCATCGAGGGTGGACTCATGGGCTCGATCCCCGAGCGCGCCCACAGGGCGAGCCACTCGCGCCGTGTCTCCTTCTCCGTCTCCTCGAGCTTCGTGAGCTCGCGTTCCAGCTCGCGCACCTGCTCGCCGAGGCGCACGGCCAGGGCCTCGTGAAGCGCGCGCTTTTGAACGGCGTCCGCGTGCAGCCGCATACGATCCGCCACATCGTCCGCCGCCACCACGGCGCGCTCGTAGGCCCGCGCGAGAGGCTCCCCTTCCCCGTAGCGCGCCACGGCTTCATCCGTCGGCTCGCCACCCAGCGCCCGCTCCACGATGCGCCAGCCGATTTCCCTCCGCGCGCGCGCCGACTCCAGATCGCGCGCCGCGGGTGCATGCCCCGCCGACTCGATCGCCGAAAGCTCCTGCTCGTGCGTGGCCAGCTGCCCCTTCAGATCCGCGCGCCGCTCCCGCCGCGTGGTCAACTCCCGATCGCACGCCGCAAAGCGCGTCTCGAAGCGCGACACCTCGTCCACCGGCGGCACCGCCATCGCGGCAGGATCCAAGGACGCGAACGTCGACAGCGGTGCCTCCAGCTTTCGCCGATGCTGTTCGCGCTGCCGGTCGAGCGCCTCCAGCTCCTGCTCGCGCTCCGTCCAGCGTTCCCGCTCGGTGCGCAGCCGCTCATGATCGGCCGCCGCATCGAAGAAGTCGCTCTTGGTCATCTCATCGAAACGCATCGCCCGCAGCGCCGCGAGGTCCCACGTCGGGTGCATCTCGCGAAGGCGCTCCTGCGTGCGCCGCCCGAGACGCTCCACGTTTTCCGCGTTCTTCGGCCGCTCGGTGAGCATCTTCTTGTACGCGCCCAGATCGCCGGCCAGCCCGTCGATGGCATCACCCGCCCTCAGCGCCATCGGATCGTCCCGCCACGCGGACAGGCGCTCGCCCGTTTCGCGGGTCCGCTCCTCGAGCGAACGCAGCTCCTCACGCACCTGCTCGCGCACCCCGACCAGCTTCTCGTACGCGCGCCCGCCCTCCGCCGTAAAGCCGCTCGGGCACGACAGCGCCTCCAGCTCCGCCTCGGCCTCACGCAGTGCGCGGTAAGGCTCGATGGCCAGCATCACCGCGCGGGTGCGCTCCACCTCCGTTCGCCGCGCCGACTCCTCCGCGTAGGTGCTCTGCGCCAGCACCTTCTGCTCGCGCAGTTGATCGGTCACCCGCCGGTGCTCCTCGCCCGGTGTCGTGGCCGCGCGGATGGCCCGACGTCGATCGTCGAGCACACGCGCCAGCTGATTGATCCGCGGATTGCGCCCGCTCTCCTTGAACAGCGACTCGCGCTCCTTGCGCAGATCGCCCAGCACCTTCTCCAGGTCGACGTGGCCGCCGAAGCCCGCCCCGTAAATGGCGCTGCGCACCTCGTGCTCTTTGAGCGACTCGGCGCCGCGGGCCAGCATGTCCAGCGAGAAGCCGAACACGTTCTCGAACACCGCGCGGCTCGGCCGCTCCAACCGGTGGTGGAACCACTCCTCGTCGAACTCCTCGCCGCCCTCCAGGCTGCGCCCGAAGAGCGTCTGCTTGCGCCCCTTGGTGCGTGTCGCCTCGTAGCGGCGGCCATTGTCGAGCTCCACCAGCGCGCCCACCCGCAATTCGCTCTGCTCGAAGTCGAGCACCAGCTCGGGGCTCTTGTCGCGAAAGCCGAAGAGAAAGCAGCGGATCGCCGACAGCACCGTCGTCTTGCCCGCCTCGTTCGGCCCATAGACCACGGTCAAATGGCGCGGACCTTCGCCCGCCAGCGAGAGCTTCTTCTCGCGGAAGTGCCGAAACCGCTCGAGCTCGAGCCGCAGAAGGCGCATCAGTCGTTCGCACCCGACGTGAGCCGCTCCGCCAAGAGCGCCTCGGCCCGATCGAGCACGCCGGCGAACCATGCCTCGTCCTCCACGACGATCTCCAGCTCCTCGAGCTCGCGCGCCAGTTTCTTCTTCAGCGGCTCGAGCGTGCGCAAGAGCCCGAGCCGCTCGGTGTCGGCGTCGTCCCCGCGCAACCGGTCCGTCCACGTCAGCAGCTCGGCGACCAACCCTTTCGCCGCGCGCAGCGCTTCGATCGAGGCTGCCGGCGAGGTCGAAAGCTTCACCTTCTCGAGCCAGACATCGCCACCGCGATCGATCGCGTCGGCGCGGATCTGCCCGAGGATCGACTCGCGCTCGGCCACGATGGCCGCGTGCGCCCGGCAGCTACCCGTGATCTCCAGCCGCACCGCCGCCAGGGAGTTCTCCGCCCGCGCCACCACATCATCGAGCCGGTGGCGCACCTTCTCGAAGAGGTCCGCCGTGTCGTCCTCCGGGGCGAGCAGCACCTCCTCCACGAAGTAGCGCATCGTGTCCGTCGGCACGAAGCGCACATCCAGGGTACGGTCGCCCGAGCTCTCCACCAGCACACATCCCTTCGGCCCGACCTCACGCACACTCCGCCCCTGCGTGTTGCCGGGGTACACGACCCATGGGTCCTCGTGGAGCACAGCATGCGAGTGCACGTGGCCCAGCGCCCAATAGTCGTAGCCGTGCGCCACCAGCTCCGCGACGGTGCACGGGGCGTAGGCCGCATGTTCGCGGCTGCCGGTGGCGTTCGTGTGGAGCACGCCCACGTTGACGAGGCCCGCCACCGGTGGCGCGTAAAGAGGAAGGAGGCTCTTGTCCACCTTCTTCTGGGCGTAGCTCACACCGTGGAAGGCCACGCCCTCGTCGTCGAAGCGGTACGTGTACTTTCCCCGCTTCGAGCCGGCGGCGCCGAACTCGAACACGTGTTCGGCGTACGCGAGCTGCTTGGTCAGCTCGAAGTCGTGGTTCCCGCGAAGAAGCAGCACGCGGCACCCCGTCTCGCGAAGGCGCGCGAGCTGGCTCACGAAGTAGAGGCCGGTCCCAATGTCCTTCCAATCGCCGTCGAACACGTCGCCCGCGAGCACGAGGAACTGGGCTTGCTCGGTCAGGCACAACGCCACGACCCGCTCGAATGCCTCGCGCGTTGCACGCCGAGCTCGCTCGACGGGTGCGCCTTCGTAGCGGGTTAGACCACGGAGTGGGCTGTCAATGTGCAGATCAGCCGCGTGAACGAACTTCACCGGCGTGTTCTTAGCCGATTAATCGGCGTTCATGGGAACAGCGCTTCTGTAAGCAGGGCGATGTAAGGCGATCTCGGCGCTAATTCTTCCCACCGCTGGCATGGTTGTCGCTTTTGCGCCTCTCCCCACGTGATAAGCTCCATACGTTGGCCCCCGGTTGCTGCGTCGGGCCAACCAGGTCAGACACATCATGGAAATAAAGCAACAGCTCAAACTGAGTCAGCAGCTCGTGATGACCCCGCAGTTGCAGCAGGCGATTCGCCTCTTGCAACTGTCGCGCCTCGAGCTGATTGACGAAATCCGAAAAGAGCTCGATGCCAATCCGGTCCTGGCCGACGACGACATCGACCCTCGGGCACGTGGCGCGGAAGGGATCGGCAGTGATCCCGCGAGCGGCGGGCTTCAAACGGACGAGCGGGTCGAGCGCCTCGAAGGCCTCGAGCGGCTGAAGAACACCGACCCGCAGCAACTCCAGACGGAGAAGAAAACCCAGGACATCGACTGGGAGCAACTCCTGGAGAATCGCACCCTGCAGCAGGCCCTCCCCGCGAATCGCGGTGGCTTCGACGACCTGCCGCCCATCGAGCAAAACCTCACGAAGCCGCAGTCGCTGGTCGATCATCTGCGCTGGCAGCTTCAGATGAGCGACTTCACCGAGGCCGAACGGCGATTTGCCGAGCTCGTGCTCGGAAACCTCGACGACAACGGCCTTCTCGATCTCAAGGGAACCGAGCGCGAAGGCGGCGAAAAGACGCCGGATCTCACGATCGAAGAGCTGGCCGACGAGTCCGGGCTCGACCCGGAGGACGCCCCCGAGGTCCTGCGCATGATGCAGGAGTGGGACCCGGTCGGATCCTGCTCGCGCGACCTACGCGAGTGCCTGCGGGTCCAGGCCGAGGTGTTCGGCTACGAGGACCTGGAACTCCAAATCATCGATAAGCACCTTCATAACCTGGAGAAACACAATTACCAGGCCATCGCGCGCGACCTGAAGGTGCCGGTCGAGGAGATTTACGAGGCGGTCAAAGAGATTCAAAAGCTGGAGAGCCGCCCCGCGCGCAACTTCAGCGAGACCGACGAGCGCACCATTGGCATCACGCCCGACGTGTACGTCATCAAGGACAGCGACCGCTTCGTGGTCACCGACAACGACCGCGGCGTACAACGTCTCTACATCAATGAGACCTTGACGAAGCGGCTGCTGAAAGACCCCGGCGCCAAGGAATTCATTGGGGAAAAGTTGCGCAACGCCCAGTGGCTCATTCGCGCCATCGAGCAGCGCCGCAAGACCATCATCCGCGTGACCGAGTGCATCGTGGAAAAGCAGCGCGAGTTCTTCGAGCGCGGCGTCCAGTTCCTCAAGCCGATGATCCTGCGGGACGTGGCCGATGCGGTCGGCATGCACGAGTCGACCATCAGCCGCGTGACGACGAACAAGTACGTTCACACGCCGCAAGGCTTGTTCGAGCTCAAGTATTTCTTCAACTCGTCCATCCGCCGCATGGCCGAGGAAGACATCGCCTCGGAAAGCGTCAAACAGGCGATCAAGAAGATCATCGAGGGCGAGGACAAGTCGAACCCGCTCTCGGATCAGGCCATTGTCGAGATCCTCGCGTCACAAAATGGCATCCAAATTGCTCGACGCACCGTGGCAAAGTACCGGGAGATGCTCGGTATTCTCGCCTCGAGCAAACGAAAAAAGCTGTTTTAGAGCGACAGCTTCGCGCAACGGCATGGGGAGCGCCGGCATCGCGCCGGCGGGTCCGCCCTCGCGCGCCATCCCAAAGACTTTCGCCCCTTTCGCTAACCTTTCGCGCAAGGTCTAGCTATTCTCGTTTGTATACGGAGAGGCTGGGGAATTGTCACATCCTGTTTACCTATTCGTTGCAGGAGTCAACCTCTCGGGAAGGAGCGTGCGTAGCTCTCATGAACATTGCCATCACCTTCCGGCACATGGAGTCGACCAAAGCAGTCAAGGCCTACGCGGAGGAGAAGATCGCCAAGCTGCAAAGGTTCCTTAGACACCCGCTGAAAGTACAGGTCGTCTTGAGCACGCAGCATCGTGCTCACGTCGCCGAAGTCGACCTCCATGCCGGGGCCGAACATTTCCACGCCACCGAGACCAGCGAGGACATGTATGCCTCGATCGACAAGGTGTCGGATAAACTGGAGGCCCAGATTCGTAGTTGTAAGGATCACAAGAAGGGGCAAGACCGCGCGTCCGATCATTTGATCCCCGAGGCGGGCGGCGAGGACTAGGCATTCCATCTCTGCCCGTACACGTGACGTTCCCGTTCCCCCCGGGCGTCCGCTTGGGGGCTCTTCGGGAGCGTGTACGGGAACGGGAACTGGAACGTGTACGGGCAAGCCGAATCCGGTTTACAGTGTGCAACGGGCGGGGGTTTACGTATCTGGATGCACGTCTACCAACTCCCGAAGGCGGCGCCCCGCACCAACCCAACCTGGACTAGCCAGGCTAGAATGGGTGGTGCGGTCCGCGCCGGAGCGAACCGATAAAAGACGCCATGCGACTTACGGATCTTCTCTCGGCGGAGCGTGTTTGCGTCCGCCGGGGCACCGAAACGGTTTCGAGCAAGAAAGAGGCATTGGCCCTGCTTGCAGATCTGCTCGCCGATGGATCCCAACCCCCCATACCGCGTGCGACCATCGAGAGCGTCCTCACGGAGCGCGAAAAATTGCAATCGACGGGGATCGGCGATGGAGTGGCGATTCCGCACGGTGCGGTGGCGGAGCTCGACAAGCAATGCGCCGCACTGCTCATCGTTCCGGACGGCATCGACTTCGATGCCATCGATGGTGAAAAGGCGAATTTGCTCTTTTCGGTCATCACGCCGAAACGAGCCACGGGTGAGCATCTGAAGACGCTCGCCCGTATCTCGCGTTTGCTTCGCAACCGCAGCTTCCGGGAACGGCTCCTTTCGGCCGACGACGGACGCGCGGCGTTCGAGCTCATCGCTTCGGAGGAGGGAGGCACTTCGTGAATGGGTAGCTCCGACCAAAGTGGCAATAGTTTCCCGCCCGGCATGCCCCCCAGCGTGCAGGCCCAGGGGGAAATCTCGGTGGAGACATTCGTGTCCGATCCGGGGCTCGCCATTCGGTTGAGGCAGGTTGCAGGCGAAAGCGGGCTCCAAAGGCCCATCCGCCATCCACGGGTGCAAAAGTCGGGGCTGGCACTGGCAGGGCACTTCTACGGCGTGGTGCCCACGCGCGTGCAGGTCCTCGGGGAAACCGAGTTGTCGTACCTCGATGCGCTCGATCCGGGCGTGCGCGGGGTGGCGGCGCGGGGGTTCTTCTCGCTCGGATTGTCGTGCGTCATCGTGACGAGCAACCACACGCCGCCGCGTGCCCTGCTCACGGCCGCCGAGGCCACGGGCACGCCGCTGTTCGTATCGCCGAGCCGCTCGAGCCGCACCATCAATGCCGTGCACGCCGTGTTGGACGATCGACTGGCGCCGCAGGCCAAGCTTCACGGTGTGCTGGTCGACGTGTTTGGCGTGGGCCTACTGCTCTTGGGAAAGAGCGGCATCGGCAAGAGCGAGTGCGCACTCGAGCTCGTCCTGCGGGGCCATCGCCTGGTCGCCGACGACGTGGTGCTTTGCGATTGGCGTCCTCCGGGCATGGTCTTCGGCGCACCGGCCGACCTCTTGCGGCATCACATCGAAGTACGTGGCCTGGGCGTGCTCAACGTGAAAGCCTTGTTCGGTGTCACCTCCGTGCGCGAGCGCAAGCGTATCGACGTGGTCGTTCGCCTCGCCGACTGGGACGAGACGACGGAATACGACCGGCTCGGCTTGGAAGAGAAGTTCTACACGATCCTGAATGCCCCGATCCGGGAGCTGAGCGTTCCCGTCCGCCCAGGGCGCGACATGGGCAGCATCCTGGAGATTGCCGCGCGCAACGAGCTTCTGCGCCGCGCGGGGACGAACTCGTCGCGCGAGTTCAAAGATCGCCTGGAGCAACAGCTCGTCACGCGCGCGGCGATCGACGAGCCCGATGCGGCGCTGGAAAGTGTCCCCGACGCCTCGAGCCCCAGCTCGCCGGAGACCGAAGAGGATACGGCCGAGCGCCCATCCTGGGCCGCGATGGCCGAACGCGCCGCGGGGTTGAACGAAAGCTCGGCGTGGATCCCGATCCGCCCGATCCGCAAGGGGGATGACGAATGAGCGCGGCTTCGCCGACGACGGTGGTCATCGTGACCGGGCTGTCCGGCGCGGGAAAAACCACGGCATTGCATACGCTGGAAGATCTCGGATTCTTCTGCGTCGACAACCTTCCGACCGCGCTGGCCCCCCGCGCGGTGACCGTGTGCGAGGAAGGCGGCATGACCCGCGTCGCCCTCGGGATGGACGTGCGCGTGCGGAGCTTCATCGCCAAGGTGGGCGAGGTTCTCTCCGAGCTTCGCGCCGGCGCGCGCGACGTGCACGTGATCTTTCTCGATGCATCGGACGAGTCGCTGCTGCATCGCTTCAGCGAATCGCGCAGGCCCCACCCCCTCACCACCGAGGCCGCGCGTGAGGCCGGTCGGGAAGGTGCCATCGCGGTGCTCGATGGCGTGAGGCTCGAACGCGAGCGCCTTTCGCCCATGCGGGCGCAGGCCACGCACGTGTACGACACCACGCACCTGAGCGTCCATGATCTGCGGCGTGCAGTGATTGCTCACTTCGGCCCGGCGGCCGCGGGCGCGCCGCGGATGCTCACGCGCATCGTGTCCTTCGGCTTCAAATATGGAACGCCGGCGGACGCCGACTTGGTGCTCGACGTTCGCTTCCTCGAGAACCCCTACTTCGTGAAGGAACTCAAACGCCTTCCAGGCACCGATGTAAGGGTCCGCAGCTTCGTCCTCGGCTTGTCGGAAGCACAGGAATTCCTAAAGAAGACAGGGGAGCTTTTGAAGTTCATGCTCCCGAAGTACGAGCGAGAAGGGAAAAGCTATTTGACCATCGGGGTCGGATGTACCGGGGGACGGCATCGTTCGGTCGTGCTTGCCGAAGCACTGTCGGAGATGTTGCGCCGCGACGGGCACCTGTCCGTGGTGCACCGCGACGTAGCGCGGGGAGAGACGAAGCATCCACCACCGGCCCCGGACGATGCAGCCGCGGACGAGGACATGGAGTCGCAGCGCCACTCGAACACGGAGCTCAAAGGCGTCGTTTCCCCGGCCATCATCCCGCGAGGTAACGATGAGTAACCGCGCCAAAGGACGATTCACCATCGTCAATACGCTCGGCCTGCATGCGCGCGCAGCCACGAAGCTCGTGCAGCTCGCGTCGAAATTTCCGTGCGAGGTCGAGGTGGCACGCGACGATCAGGCGGCCAACGGAAAAAGCGTGATGGGCGTTCTGCTCCTGTGCGGCTCGCGCGGCACGG encodes:
- a CDS encoding PTS sugar transporter subunit IIA yields the protein MRLTDLLSAERVCVRRGTETVSSKKEALALLADLLADGSQPPIPRATIESVLTEREKLQSTGIGDGVAIPHGAVAELDKQCAALLIVPDGIDFDAIDGEKANLLFSVITPKRATGEHLKTLARISRLLRNRSFRERLLSADDGRAAFELIASEEGGTS
- a CDS encoding NUDIX domain-containing protein, whose translation is MGRIIDKVAWIRLENGRILSTRSHGKDVYYLPGGKREPGESDQDTLVREIKEELTADIVRESAEHVGTFEAQAHGHPEGTLVRMTCYTADYDGPLAASSEIAEVAWLTYADRARVSPVDRIIFDHLQAAGKLA
- a CDS encoding AAA family ATPase gives rise to the protein MRLLRLELERFRHFREKKLSLAGEGPRHLTVVYGPNEAGKTTVLSAIRCFLFGFRDKSPELVLDFEQSELRVGALVELDNGRRYEATRTKGRKQTLFGRSLEGGEEFDEEWFHHRLERPSRAVFENVFGFSLDMLARGAESLKEHEVRSAIYGAGFGGHVDLEKVLGDLRKERESLFKESGRNPRINQLARVLDDRRRAIRAATTPGEEHRRVTDQLREQKVLAQSTYAEESARRTEVERTRAVMLAIEPYRALREAEAELEALSCPSGFTAEGGRAYEKLVGVREQVREELRSLEERTRETGERLSAWRDDPMALRAGDAIDGLAGDLGAYKKMLTERPKNAENVERLGRRTQERLREMHPTWDLAALRAMRFDEMTKSDFFDAAADHERLRTERERWTEREQELEALDRQREQHRRKLEAPLSTFASLDPAAMAVPPVDEVSRFETRFAACDRELTTRRERRADLKGQLATHEQELSAIESAGHAPAARDLESARARREIGWRIVERALGGEPTDEAVARYGEGEPLARAYERAVVAADDVADRMRLHADAVQKRALHEALAVRLGEQVRELERELTKLEETEKETRREWLALWARSGIEPMSPPSMRRWLEDRLAYVDLCTSITEERAKWQRDGERLERDERAWRTRFTQLASGMGVSPDLGVTRARKIVEDLAELRRTFLSEEQHLEEAGQRIGRELEGYEERVRVLGSVLEASISDPVRSVERWQGRLLAAREAVRMREELERGRKGDEHRAAQARTRLEATETEIRQYRALAGQGDDEGVRRVAEVALRIDELSRVAAEQRRVLRRAGVRWGQDAFLAEVADAAPELLEHRIAALEQEADALRERARAIDQEVGKLTEGLARLDGGSRAADEQAAAEADRAALAEDVERYAVLTFAEEILQGSIRRFEREHQPELLLRASGAFARMTRGRYPRIERRLDGSLLVERDDGRTVHPDALSTGTREQLFIALRLAYVESYSKSAESLPMVLDDVLVNFDEERTRGALEALSAFAERTQVLLFTCHSRLVDLVRDVVPDAHHASIPT
- the raiA gene encoding ribosome-associated translation inhibitor RaiA, with translation MNIAITFRHMESTKAVKAYAEEKIAKLQRFLRHPLKVQVVLSTQHRAHVAEVDLHAGAEHFHATETSEDMYASIDKVSDKLEAQIRSCKDHKKGQDRASDHLIPEAGGED
- a CDS encoding DNA repair exonuclease, with amino-acid sequence MKFVHAADLHIDSPLRGLTRYEGAPVERARRATREAFERVVALCLTEQAQFLVLAGDVFDGDWKDIGTGLYFVSQLARLRETGCRVLLLRGNHDFELTKQLAYAEHVFEFGAAGSKRGKYTYRFDDEGVAFHGVSYAQKKVDKSLLPLYAPPVAGLVNVGVLHTNATGSREHAAYAPCTVAELVAHGYDYWALGHVHSHAVLHEDPWVVYPGNTQGRSVREVGPKGCVLVESSGDRTLDVRFVPTDTMRYFVEEVLLAPEDDTADLFEKVRHRLDDVVARAENSLAAVRLEITGSCRAHAAIVAERESILGQIRADAIDRGGDVWLEKVKLSTSPAASIEALRAAKGLVAELLTWTDRLRGDDADTERLGLLRTLEPLKKKLARELEELEIVVEDEAWFAGVLDRAEALLAERLTSGAND
- the rpoN gene encoding RNA polymerase factor sigma-54 — translated: MEIKQQLKLSQQLVMTPQLQQAIRLLQLSRLELIDEIRKELDANPVLADDDIDPRARGAEGIGSDPASGGLQTDERVERLEGLERLKNTDPQQLQTEKKTQDIDWEQLLENRTLQQALPANRGGFDDLPPIEQNLTKPQSLVDHLRWQLQMSDFTEAERRFAELVLGNLDDNGLLDLKGTEREGGEKTPDLTIEELADESGLDPEDAPEVLRMMQEWDPVGSCSRDLRECLRVQAEVFGYEDLELQIIDKHLHNLEKHNYQAIARDLKVPVEEIYEAVKEIQKLESRPARNFSETDERTIGITPDVYVIKDSDRFVVTDNDRGVQRLYINETLTKRLLKDPGAKEFIGEKLRNAQWLIRAIEQRRKTIIRVTECIVEKQREFFERGVQFLKPMILRDVADAVGMHESTISRVTTNKYVHTPQGLFELKYFFNSSIRRMAEEDIASESVKQAIKKIIEGEDKSNPLSDQAIVEILASQNGIQIARRTVAKYREMLGILASSKRKKLF
- a CDS encoding DNA-3-methyladenine glycosylase; this translates as MLITPPSQLSYDMRLGADFFARDALVVARELLGTVLVHQRDGDVRAVRIVETEAYRGPTDLACHARVGLTKRTRTLYGPPGHAYVYLIYGMYDCFNVVCFGEGKGHAVLVRAGEPLSGIPDASRTDGPGRMTRALGITRAHDGFNLRESSLFLAPRATRPKMTTTPRVGVAYSGTWAEKPWRFYETGSRHVSRPSPRQIGLGS
- the rapZ gene encoding RNase adapter RapZ encodes the protein MSAASPTTVVIVTGLSGAGKTTALHTLEDLGFFCVDNLPTALAPRAVTVCEEGGMTRVALGMDVRVRSFIAKVGEVLSELRAGARDVHVIFLDASDESLLHRFSESRRPHPLTTEAAREAGREGAIAVLDGVRLERERLSPMRAQATHVYDTTHLSVHDLRRAVIAHFGPAAAGAPRMLTRIVSFGFKYGTPADADLVLDVRFLENPYFVKELKRLPGTDVRVRSFVLGLSEAQEFLKKTGELLKFMLPKYEREGKSYLTIGVGCTGGRHRSVVLAEALSEMLRRDGHLSVVHRDVARGETKHPPPAPDDAAADEDMESQRHSNTELKGVVSPAIIPRGNDE
- the hprK gene encoding HPr(Ser) kinase/phosphatase; the encoded protein is MGSSDQSGNSFPPGMPPSVQAQGEISVETFVSDPGLAIRLRQVAGESGLQRPIRHPRVQKSGLALAGHFYGVVPTRVQVLGETELSYLDALDPGVRGVAARGFFSLGLSCVIVTSNHTPPRALLTAAEATGTPLFVSPSRSSRTINAVHAVLDDRLAPQAKLHGVLVDVFGVGLLLLGKSGIGKSECALELVLRGHRLVADDVVLCDWRPPGMVFGAPADLLRHHIEVRGLGVLNVKALFGVTSVRERKRIDVVVRLADWDETTEYDRLGLEEKFYTILNAPIRELSVPVRPGRDMGSILEIAARNELLRRAGTNSSREFKDRLEQQLVTRAAIDEPDAALESVPDASSPSSPETEEDTAERPSWAAMAERAAGLNESSAWIPIRPIRKGDDE